The Amycolatopsis camponoti genome segment CACCAGCTGCGCCTGCGCGAGCTCGCTGACCAGGCTGAGCAGCCCGGCGATGACGAGCAGGCGCGTGAGCAGCGCGTTCCCGCGCAGCCAGTGCAGGCCGTCGGCCAGCTCGGTGCGCAACCGCGTCGGCGGCCGGGCTTCGGCTTGCCCGCGGTAGGTGCCGGCGAGCCCGAGCAGCACCGCGGCCGCGATCGCGAAGCCCGCGGAGTTGAGGACGAACGGGAAGGCGGCGAAGAGCGCGAAGGTCAGGCCGCCGACCGGGCCGCCGAGGAACGTCTGGCCGACGATCTCGCACGCCTGCAGCTTGCTGTTGGCGGCGTCGAGCGAGCCGTCGCCGACGACCGCCGGGATCAGGGCGTTGGCCGCGCTGTCCGCGATCGTCTCGGCGGTCCCGATGACCAGGGCCGTCGCGTAGACCAGCCAGATCGTCATCCCGCCGGCGGCGACGAGCACGGCGAGGGTGCCGACGACGACGGCGCGGGCGGTGTTCGCGACGATCATCGCGCGCCGCCGGTCGATCCGGTCGACCAGCGCGCCGGCGACGGCGGCGAAGAGCAGCCAGGGCAGGAACTGGGTGGCGGACAGCCCGGCGATCAGCACGGGATCGCGGGTCAGCGTCGTCGCCAGCAGGGGCAAGGCCACCTTGCCGATGCCGTCGCCCAGGTGGGAGGCGGCGCTCGACGTCAGCAGCCACGTGAGTCTTCGGGCAGGGTTCACCGCGACCCCCGGTACTCATCGCAGTCACTCACTGACTTCCGGTGACAGGATAAGCGTGGTGTCACCGGAAAGTGGTCACGGTGTTACTACTAGTGCCGGATCAGCCCCAGCCGAGCTCGTGCAGCCGGGCGTCGTCGATCCCGAAGTGGTGACCCAGCTCGTGCACGACGGTGATGAGGACCTCCTCGACGACCTCGTCCTCGTCCTCGCACATGGAGAGGATCGGCTGCCGGTAGATCGAGATCCGGTCGGGCAGCACCCCGCCGTAGGACGACGTCCGCTCGGTCAGCGCGATCCCGTGGTAGAGCCCGAGGATGTCCGGCGCCTCGTCGTTGAACTCCTCGACGAGCACGACGACGTTGTCCATCGCCTTCGCGAACTCGGCGGGCACCTCGTCCAGGGCCTCCGAGACCAGTTCCTCGAACCGCTCGCGGCTCATCTCGACCGGCATCAGCCGTTCTGCTTCGACGTCGGCGGGGCCGAGTTCGACGCGGTCGGCCCGCCGCCCCCGTCCGACGGCGGGCCGCCGTCCTGGGGCTGGCCGGCATCGGGGCCGTCGGGACCGGCCGGGGCGGCCTTGATGCTGCCGGTCACCGCCTGCAGTCCGCTCTTGTCCGGCAGCAGCGCCGCCACCTTGCAGTTGACCTTGGTCGACCCGGCGTCCCAGCTCTCCTGCTCCCGCAGGTCCCAGGTCAGGATCAGCTTCTTCGCGTCCAGGTCGGCGCCGCCCGTGTAGTCCGCCGCCTGCTTGGTGCACTCGGTGTCGAGCCAGGCCTTCTGGTCGTCCTGCGACGGGTAGGTGTCCTTGAACTTCGTCTTGAGGTCGAGGATCGCGATGATCTCGTAGGAGTGCGGCTTGGTGCACTCGAGCGGGTCGCCGACGCCCTTGCCCTGCAGCGCGAGGCAGGTGCCCGGCTCGAACACGAGCGACTGGTCCTGCTCCTTGGCCGGTCCGGTGGTCGCCAGCAGCGTGCCGCCGGGGCCCGCCCACTGCAGGCCGCACCGCAGCTGGCGGTCGCCGTCGTCCCACTGCGACGGCGTCGGGCGCAGCAGGTTCGTCGTGAGCTTGCCGTACGGGTCGAGGTTGTGGCCGAGGTACGGCTTCACGTCCGAGGTGCACTTCTGCTGGGCGATCTGCTGCCACTGCTCCAGCGACGGCACCGGCGCGCCCTCCGGGAACTGGGCGCCGATGTCCACGAGCGCGGTCACCTCGAACTTGTGCGGCTGCGTGCAGGCCACCTTGTTCGCGTCGCTCGCGTCGGCGTTGTTCCAGGTCAGGCAGCTGCCTGGCGGTGAGTGGAACGCCTCCTCCGCCGCCGGGGAGAGCTTTCCCGCCCCGCCGCCGGACCCGCCGGCGAAGCCGCCGCTGCCGGTGAACAGGACGCTGAGGGCGAGCGCGATGAGCGCGCCCGCGAAGATCCCGCCCATCACGACGCGGGTGCGCAGCGTCTGTGTGGCGGCAGGGAACCGATCGGCGCTGGGAGACATCGCAGTCCATGATGCCCGCGCCGCGTGCGACGTGCGCGACCTAGGGTGGTTAGGGTGGGTCACGGTTTCGTGGTGGCCGGGATTACGGAGCGCACATGACGCAGGACAACAACACTGGGGACCAGCCGCCCCCCGAGCCGCCGAAGCGCGGTTCGATGAGATTCCAGGACTCGAACACGCGGCCCAAGCAGCCGTCGGTTGCGGAGCAGCGAGCCCGACAGCAGGCCCTCGTCCAAGAGGAGCGGGACGCCGAGCTGGCCCGTCAGGCCGACGCCAAGGCAGCGACCCGGCGGAAGATCCTGATCGGCAGCGGTGTGACCGTGGGCCTCGTCGGCCTGGTCGCGACGTTCTACACCGTCGCGAAGCCGGAGGGCGACGTCACCGCCGTCTGCACCGACAACAGCGGTGTCATCCAGAACGACGACAACTGCGACGAGAACTACGTCACCAGTCACGGCGGGTACTCCAGCGGAGGCTTCCTGTTCCTGCCGATCGGCGGAGGCGGCTACAACAGCTACCGCTACAACTACGGCGGCACCGGCGCCATCGGGCAGCGCGTGTCCGGCGGTTCGTACGACGCGCCGTCGTCGCGCACCAACGTCAGCACGAAGTCCGGCAAGTCCGTCCAGCGCGGCGGCTTCGGCATCAGCGGCAAGAGCGGCAGCACCGGGGGCACCGGCGGCAGCGGCAAGAGCGGGGGATCGTAGGTGTACCGGGACCGGCGTGAGCCGCGGCGCGACTGGCAGCGGATCGTCGAGGAGCAGGGGCTCGTCTACGGCACGCCGGCCCGCGACAACAGCGGGCGGATGCGGCCCTACTGGGACGAGTCCGTGCACTACGTCTTCGACATGGACGAGGTCCTCTCGCTCGAGGCCGACGTCGAACTGCTGCATTCGATGTGCCTGGAGGCCGTCGACAACGTCGTGACCACCGAGGGCTACCAGCGGTTCGGCATCCCCGAGTGGGTCTGGCCGCACATCGCCGAGTCGTGGAAGCGCCAGGACCCGCACGTCTACGGGCGGTTCGACCTGCGCTACGACGGCAAGTCGCCGGCGAAGCTGCTCGAGTACAACGCGGACACGCCGACCACGCTGCTGGAGGCGTCACTGCTGCAGTGGCACTGGAAGACCGACGTCTTCCCGGACGACGACCAGTGGAACTCGATCCACGAGAAGCTCGTCGAGCGGTGGGCGTTCCTGCGGGACAAGCTGCCGTCGAACGAGCTGCACTTCACCTGGTCGGCCGCGGATCCGAGTGGCGAGGACAACGTCACCACGGCGTACCTGCAGGAAACCGCGGCCGAGGCCGGCCTCGACACGGTGGGCCTGGCGATCGAGGAGATCGGCTGGGACCCGGTGCTCAAGCGGTTCGTCGACCTCGAAGAGTCGCAGATGGCGACCGTGCTGAAGCTGTACCCGTGGGAGTGGGTGGTCGACGAGGAGTTCGGCCGCAACGCCGTCGAGTCGCTGCCGCGGACGCTGTGGATCGAGCCGCTCTGGAAGATGATCCTCTCCAACAAGACGCTGCTCGCGATCCTGTGGGAGAACTACCCGGGCCACCCGAACCTGCTGCCCGCGTTCGCCGACGACCCCGGCCTGCTCACGGAGTACGTCCGCAAGCCCAAGCTGGGCCGCGAGGGCGCGAACGTCCAGATCGTCGCGACCGGCTACGAGACCCAGACCGACGGCGTCTACGGCGCCGAAGGCTTCGTCTACCAGGCGTTCGACCCCCTGCCCGAGTTCGACGGCTACCGGCCGGCGCTGGGCGCGTGGATCGTCGGGGACAGCTCCGCGGGCCTCGGCATCCGGGAGACCGGCGGCCTGGTCACCGACGACGGTGCGGCATTTGTCCCACATCGCATCGTCGAGTCGTGATAGAACACCGTCGCTGATCAGCTCTTTTCTCCTGGGAGACAACTCGTGAACACGACCCTTGCGCTGTCCGACACGTTCGGCTCCGACCTCGTGCGGGGGATCGGCGCGATCCTGCTGTACGGCGTCATCGGCCTGCTGCTGATGTTCGCCGGCTTCTACGCGATCGACTGGACCACGCCCGGCAAGCTGTCGAAGCTGGTCACGCAGGGCCTGCCGAACGCGGTGATCGTGACCGCGTCCGGGATGCTCTCGATGGCGTTCATCGTCGTCGTGGCGATCTTCAACTCGGCCAGCGACCTCACCGAGGGCCTGATCACGTCGCTGGTCTACGGCCTGCTCGGGATCATCGTCCAGGTGATCGCGGTCCGGCTCCTGGAGTGGGCGACCCGCATCGACGTGGCGTCGACCATCGAGAGCGAGAAGTTCGCCCCGGTGAGCATCGTCGTCGCGGCGGCGCACATCGGCCTGGGCCTCGTGGTCGCGGTCGGTATTTCCTGACCCGGACGTCGTGGGCCATCCGGTGGGGATGGCCCACGGGCGTGGCCGCGTTCGTCCGTTCGCACTAGCGTGGGGTTCGTGCGCCTGCTGAGGACACCGGACGACCGGTTCACGGACCTGCCCGACTTCCCCTTCGAGCCCAGGTACGTCGAGCTCGACGACCCGCACGGCGGCGTGATCAGAGTCGGGTACGTGGAGGCCGGTCCGGCGGACGGCCCGGTCGTCCTCCTGCTCCACGGCGAGCCCAGCTGGTCGTTCCTCTACCGCAAGATGCTTCCGGTCCTGGCCGCGGCCGGCCTGCGCGCGATCGCGCCGGACCTGGTCGGCTTCGGCCGGTCCGACAAGCCCGGCGACCTGGCGGACCACACGTACGCCCGGCACGTCGAGTGGATGCGCGGCTTCGCGTTCGACGCCCTGGACCTGCGCGACGTGACCCTGGTCGGCCAGGACTGGGGCGGCTTGATCGGGCTGCGCCTGGTCGCCGAGAACCCTTCGCGGTTCGCGCGGGTCGTCGCGGCCAACACGGGCCTGCCGACGGGGGACATCGACATGCCGGCGGTGTGGCATTCGTTCCGCGAGGCCGTGGAGAAGGCCCCGGTCCTGGACGTGGCGAGGTTCGTCCAGTCGGGCTGCCGGTCTTCCTTGTCGGAAGAAGTGCGCGCGGCTTACGACGCGCCGTTCCCGAACGAGATGTACAAGGCGGCTCCCCGGGCGATGCCCGGTCTGGTGCCCTACCGGCCGGACGACCCGGCTTCGGAAGCGAACCGGGCGGCGTGGAAGACGTTGACGGACCTGGAAATCCCGTTCCTGGTGGCGTTCTCCGACGGCGACCCGATCACGGGCGGCATGGCCCCGATCCTGAAGCGCTCGATGAAGGGAGCGCAGGGCTTGGAGCACCCGGTGATCGCGGGAGCGGGGCACTTCCTGCAGGAAGACAAGGGCGAGGAGCTGGCAGAGCACGTGGCGCGGTTCGTGCGGGGCTGAAGAAGAACCGGCGGCCGGCAACGCAAGCCGACCACGACATCACCAGACCTCCCCCGCCCCTCATCCCAGCCGCTTTTCAGTCGGCGGTCGGGTTTGTCAAGGCACGCTTTCCCGCCTTGACAAACGCGAGCGGCGGCTGAGAGTCCCACCGGAGGGGCGGGGGAGGTTGGACCCGCTTTGCCGCGGCAGAGCAGAGTCGGCGGCAGGAGAACAAAAGACTGTCCTCGCCGGACGGGCAGGCTCTGGGATGGCCGTCCGTCTCGCTGCTGTCTCTCGTTTGAGAGGTGGGTCGCTGGGTGGTCATCCCGTCGCCTGAACGAGGCCTATCACTTTGAGCCGGGCCCGCAAGCTTGCGTTGTCGTCTCGCGTTGGTCTCTGTGTTGCGGGCCCGGCTCAAAGTGATTTGACGGCCTCAGGCGACGGGATGGCCACCCAGCTCTTCTGGTGTCAAAGCGCCGCGTGGGTTGCCTTCAGTGCGTCGACCAGGATGTCCAGGCCCTCCTGGGCTTCCTCCGCCGTCAACGTCATCGGTGGGCCCAGCCTCAGCACGTTGCCGTGCAAACCGCCCTTGCCGATCAGCAGGCCGCGCTTCTTCGTCTCCTCCAGCATTCGGGCCGCCGCCGCGACATGCGGCGTCGTCGTGCCCGGCTTGATCAGCTCCACGCCGATCATCAAGCCCTTGCCTCGCACCTCGGCCACCAGCGGGCTGTCGACAGCACGCAACCCCGACAGCAGCTGTGCACCGCGAGCGGCGCAGTTCGCCTGCAGGTCGTGGTCCTTGATGTAGTCGAGCACCGCCGTCGCGCCCGCCATCGAGACCGGGTTGCCGCCGAACGTCGAGAACGACTGGGCCTGGAAGCAGTCCAGCACGTCCCCTCGGGCCACCACTCCGCCGACCGCCAGGCCGTTGCCGAGGCCCTTCGCGAACGTCATCATGTCCGGCGTCACGCCGTGCGCGTCGATGCCCCAGAAGTGCTCGCCCGTGCGGCCCCAGCCCGTCTGGACCTCGTCCGAAACGAACAGCACGCCGTACGAATCCAGCACCTCCTTCATCGCGCGGAACAGGCCGTCCGGCGGGAGGCTGAAGCCGCCGACGCCCTGGATCGGCTCGGCGATCAGGCACGCGACGTCGCCCGCTGTCGCCGTGTCCAGGACGTCCACCAGGTCGGCGACGCAGGCGTCGATGTACGCCGCGTCCGACAGGTCGCGGAACGGGCTGCGGTACCGGTAGCCGCCGTGGACGTAGTTGACCTTGACCGGGCTCAGCGCCGACGCCGACCAGCCGCGGTTGCCGGTGATCGCGACCGTCCCGAACGACCGGCCGTGGTAGGAGTTGCGCATCGCCAGCACCTGGTTGCTGCGCCGGAACTGCGTCGCCAGCATCAGCGCCGTGTCGTTGGCCTCGCTGCCGGAGTTCGTGAAGAACACCTTCGCGTCGGGGATGTTCGACAGCTTGGCGATCCGCTCGGCCAGCTCGACCTGCGAGCGGATCAGGTACAGCGTCGAGGTGTGCAGGATGCCCGTGTCGAGCTGCTTGCGGACCGCGTCGCCGATCTCGGCGACGTCGTAGCCCATCGAGTTGGTCAGCACGCCGGCGAAGAAGTCGAGGTAGGTGCGGCCCTGCGAGTCCGTCATGCGCCGGTCGTGCGCGTGCACGATCTCGATCGGCTCTTCGTAGAGCAGCGACATCCAGGACGGCATGACAGCGCGGTGCCGGGCGAGCAGCTCATCGGTCATCGAACGCCTCCTCGGGGTCTCAAGCGAGTATGAGGAGGCCGTGAACAGCGCTTCAACGATCAGACTGTCGGGATAACCCAGTAGGGACGCACAGTCTGTACGGACTACCCTCTGTCTTCGTGATTGACCCCAGGACTCTGCGCGATGACCCGGAAGCCGTGCGCGCGTCGCAGCGCGCCCGTGGTGAAGACGAAGGAGTGGTCGACAAGCTGCTCTCCCTCGACACCCGGCGCCGCTCTTCCATCGCCGCCGCGGACAAGCTGCGCAACGAGCAGAAGCTCCTGGGCAAGCAGATCCCGAAGGCGCCGCCGGAGGAGAAGCAGCAGCTGCTGGCCACGGCCAAGGAGCTCGCCGCCCAGGTCAAGGCGGCCGAGGCGGAGCAGAACACCGCGTCGGAGGA includes the following:
- a CDS encoding MFS transporter, translated to MNPARRLTWLLTSSAASHLGDGIGKVALPLLATTLTRDPVLIAGLSATQFLPWLLFAAVAGALVDRIDRRRAMIVANTARAVVVGTLAVLVAAGGMTIWLVYATALVIGTAETIADSAANALIPAVVGDGSLDAANSKLQACEIVGQTFLGGPVGGLTFALFAAFPFVLNSAGFAIAAAVLLGLAGTYRGQAEARPPTRLRTELADGLHWLRGNALLTRLLVIAGLLSLVSELAQAQLVLYALDDLHLSDATFGLFAFVGGIGGLLGAGVAPRLVRAAGRRVVVTGGILGCGAGFGGMGLVHSPVAAAALFGLFAAAVVAVNVVLATARHTLVPDELLGRVLGVWRTVVWGAIPLGALLGGVLTEALGTAAHTFAVSGLAMLGIAAFASVALRRLPLDDKSASAVALLHQDPGL
- a CDS encoding metallopeptidase family protein; this encodes MPVEMSRERFEELVSEALDEVPAEFAKAMDNVVVLVEEFNDEAPDILGLYHGIALTERTSSYGGVLPDRISIYRQPILSMCEDEDEVVEEVLITVVHELGHHFGIDDARLHELGWG
- a CDS encoding septum formation family protein; amino-acid sequence: MSPSADRFPAATQTLRTRVVMGGIFAGALIALALSVLFTGSGGFAGGSGGGAGKLSPAAEEAFHSPPGSCLTWNNADASDANKVACTQPHKFEVTALVDIGAQFPEGAPVPSLEQWQQIAQQKCTSDVKPYLGHNLDPYGKLTTNLLRPTPSQWDDGDRQLRCGLQWAGPGGTLLATTGPAKEQDQSLVFEPGTCLALQGKGVGDPLECTKPHSYEIIAILDLKTKFKDTYPSQDDQKAWLDTECTKQAADYTGGADLDAKKLILTWDLREQESWDAGSTKVNCKVAALLPDKSGLQAVTGSIKAAPAGPDGPDAGQPQDGGPPSDGGGGPTASNSAPPTSKQNG
- a CDS encoding glutathionylspermidine synthase family protein, with translation MYRDRREPRRDWQRIVEEQGLVYGTPARDNSGRMRPYWDESVHYVFDMDEVLSLEADVELLHSMCLEAVDNVVTTEGYQRFGIPEWVWPHIAESWKRQDPHVYGRFDLRYDGKSPAKLLEYNADTPTTLLEASLLQWHWKTDVFPDDDQWNSIHEKLVERWAFLRDKLPSNELHFTWSAADPSGEDNVTTAYLQETAAEAGLDTVGLAIEEIGWDPVLKRFVDLEESQMATVLKLYPWEWVVDEEFGRNAVESLPRTLWIEPLWKMILSNKTLLAILWENYPGHPNLLPAFADDPGLLTEYVRKPKLGREGANVQIVATGYETQTDGVYGAEGFVYQAFDPLPEFDGYRPALGAWIVGDSSAGLGIRETGGLVTDDGAAFVPHRIVES
- a CDS encoding DUF350 domain-containing protein, which codes for MNTTLALSDTFGSDLVRGIGAILLYGVIGLLLMFAGFYAIDWTTPGKLSKLVTQGLPNAVIVTASGMLSMAFIVVVAIFNSASDLTEGLITSLVYGLLGIIVQVIAVRLLEWATRIDVASTIESEKFAPVSIVVAAAHIGLGLVVAVGIS
- a CDS encoding haloalkane dehalogenase — encoded protein: MRLLRTPDDRFTDLPDFPFEPRYVELDDPHGGVIRVGYVEAGPADGPVVLLLHGEPSWSFLYRKMLPVLAAAGLRAIAPDLVGFGRSDKPGDLADHTYARHVEWMRGFAFDALDLRDVTLVGQDWGGLIGLRLVAENPSRFARVVAANTGLPTGDIDMPAVWHSFREAVEKAPVLDVARFVQSGCRSSLSEEVRAAYDAPFPNEMYKAAPRAMPGLVPYRPDDPASEANRAAWKTLTDLEIPFLVAFSDGDPITGGMAPILKRSMKGAQGLEHPVIAGAGHFLQEDKGEELAEHVARFVRG
- a CDS encoding aspartate aminotransferase family protein, which encodes MTDELLARHRAVMPSWMSLLYEEPIEIVHAHDRRMTDSQGRTYLDFFAGVLTNSMGYDVAEIGDAVRKQLDTGILHTSTLYLIRSQVELAERIAKLSNIPDAKVFFTNSGSEANDTALMLATQFRRSNQVLAMRNSYHGRSFGTVAITGNRGWSASALSPVKVNYVHGGYRYRSPFRDLSDAAYIDACVADLVDVLDTATAGDVACLIAEPIQGVGGFSLPPDGLFRAMKEVLDSYGVLFVSDEVQTGWGRTGEHFWGIDAHGVTPDMMTFAKGLGNGLAVGGVVARGDVLDCFQAQSFSTFGGNPVSMAGATAVLDYIKDHDLQANCAARGAQLLSGLRAVDSPLVAEVRGKGLMIGVELIKPGTTTPHVAAAARMLEETKKRGLLIGKGGLHGNVLRLGPPMTLTAEEAQEGLDILVDALKATHAAL